TTCTATTTCTGTAGCAAATACAAACAGTCACAACAGTCACAAATAGtcacaaattaataaatcacacacattaaattcattttaatcaattagGGTAATCATGCCATGGTGACCTGTatattcaatatcgtgtcagacATGTATTAATCTATATGCGCGTAgcttcatttgaaatacaatttaaaaaaaatggtatcaAATTTTGCGGCCCAATTGCCGTTACTAGCTAGAATAATGGGACCGCGGCCACGGCCCATGTGGTACCAGCTCCTACGCGCCTGAACAAACTGAGAAAATCTCGAACAAACATTACATGATTTTTCGAATAAGTGTAGAGCACTCGAACAATggatttttgaaagtaaaaaatggGTAATTTATCTGCCTATAGTCGAGGCTGATATTTCTTAGCATTAAAGGGTCTGCAACCCTGCTATTATAATGAAGAGAACTGGttattaatttgcattattttaataatcatacataattatatgcatgAATTTACATTACATGCACCCTGACGATGATTTACCAAGATATCGCTCCATTAAATGAAGTAACCCTTTGCCATGACAATGATATACATTGGAGGATTGTACATAGTTCCATTATACATTTATGCTTGGGTTCACCATAAGTAGGACACTGAAGTATTTTAGGCTTAAGATAATGTCAAAGATTCTAATGCTGGAATTTCTGATGTTTTGAAGCACAGAATCTATGGTTTTGGGTCACAAAGGGtaaattttggtaataaaaataataacttgaaaacaGATTTGGCGTCAAACCTAcccttttttaaagatgcactcttatacccatgtaagatttaccataactaatacgattgtttaaaaataccaaaaaggatgaataaatgtcaaaacaatggttcttatgaaggataccgagttatatttgaaagaaagttgcagaaaacacggtattccaACCTGATACGACTATTGTTAATCACAggaaatcttttagcattcaccaatcatttaatatttttgcgtttttagccaTTCAAAACACGATAACAATCGTGCTATCAGTAAGTTATACTTtccatatatgtattatttagtaagtagttaaaggtttatcgcttaaaatgtatgtttcttatACATGGGTATgagttgattttgaataagagtgtcactttaaggcaGGTGACCGGAGACAGAGCTTGTTTGCCTACCTAAAACTTATaccttttaagttattattatggtgtaaatatttgcaataaatacacatgtatcgacttcgtatataaacacaaatcaatcGCGGTACTCGATAAATATGGTATAAGCCAACCATCACAAATTTAGTGCAACGCAACCTTTTACAGtaatcaatcggaacacctcggccgtCGTTTTATGGCGGAGATGGTCAGGGTGTTCCGATTGTAAACTAGTGTAAAATGCGGCCCAAGTAAGGCCCTATGATATTTGTATACGGAAAACACGGCCCTTGCGGGgatcatgtaaaatgtttattatttcttaattcattgttaaatttcGTTCGAGCGTTCCGACCGTAAACTTATTTGGTAATAGTGTGAATAACTGTATAGGGTAAAACACCGCCCTATTATGTGATATACGACTCTatagatatattgaaaaaaaatctttattcattGAAGTTCGgcttatgaaaaagaaaaaaaaaatgcataagaaaTTCCCTACCAATACAGCTATCAAAGAACagtattaaaatgctttaaaatatgcaaGTTTGAAAAGTGACCGTAGATTTCACAGTCTTTGGCGAcaaagtttttcaaatgaatatcccATGGTcctatttgttttatctaaatttattttcgaaattaagaaaaaagttaaggaaatatattattcaaaatcgtaGAATGCTGGCGAAGTCAAccatatataagaatatttataaagttGTCATGGATCACGGCTATATTTATGCTAGCTTTTCTTATGCCTTGGCCCAAAATgataatgtttctatttgtgtgAATTTCTTTCCCGCTGTGCACTTTTTTATGATGTTGCTTATTATGATGTTAAAcgtgtcggaaaatagctcatttgtTAACACACgtgtattacaaataaacatttcttgccTTGTTCTAGTGATACAAAGGAAAGTGCCGGTGCTTTAAAGAACCAAGCGGTTGCATGCTTCGCACACGGATCTCTTGTCACGgatcactctgtttcttcaaatgttcatataaattgaCTGAGAAGTGCAGTCACTGCTATCTTCATCTTACTAAGTTCATTAACCACAACACATCCCAGCAAACATGCacatatgggtcccatatgggcTGTATGTGGGCAAGCCCATATGGGCTTGTCCATAAAGGACCAATATGGGTCCCATAAGGGCAACGCCCATATGGGCTTGCCCATATGGGACCCATGAGGGTCCCTTATGTCGATATGAAGTAAAACACTGACCAATGCAACAAATATGTGTTTAGgaaatagatatttatatgttttgagaTGGGTGTAAGTCACTCAGATGATGAAAAACGCAGATAGTATTCTTTTGTTTGCCCTTATGGGTCCTCTGTGGGTCCCATATGGGCTCTGCTTATATGGGTTGGCCTATATGGGACCCATTAGGGTCCCATATGCTGCTATGtagtataaaaatgatatttctgaCACTCATCCCGAGTATTGCTTGCAGTTATCaaagttatgttgtttttgtattgtttcgAGGCACTCgggtgaaaaaaaaatgcacacattgtttgtacatgtacctaTATTGGCCCCATGTGGGTCCCATATGGGCTCGGCCCACATGGGAATGCCCATATGGGACCCTTGTGGGTCCCTTATACAGATGTATAGTGAAAAAAACCTGATCATTGCAAGGACAATGCGTTTGAGAAATAtaagttttgatattatttcaaaatgtttttcttttgacaCAGAATCTCGAGATCGATgagaaaaacgaaaaataatttttatggtTACCCTTATGGGTCCCATGTGGGCCCCATCTGGGCTAGgcctataattatatatattatatatatatatatatatatgggtcGTACCCATGATCGAGGGTCCCTTCATACTGCTGCATGTAGTAAAAAACATAGCTTaatgtgttttcattgtttattaaagtCACACGGATCAGATAAAAACGCACGTGTATCCTTATGGGACCCATGAGGGACCCATTTGGATAGCCcatatgaaaaaacaaaatgtttacggGTGTATAAGAAAATAtcttttatcttttcttttttcgtTTCGTAGGCATTATGACAAAAATAGTTTCCCATTCTGCCAACTCATTGCGTGTATAAATGGCACGTTTAaattttttataatacaaaaaaaatacaaaatccgCGCATGCATATCACGAATTTCCTGTGCCGCCAGAAACAAGATCGGTAAATATTGGTTTCGAAAATCAAatcgtttttataaataaaccaAGCTCCCGGGAAGTCctgacataattatgtattagaGGTATTCCCTATTATAATTACCAACgtctttaaacaatattttaattgttgaaaTATCACGGATGAATGGTAATTAATCTGATTCACCTTTAGTAACCTATTTTCGCGATTCTGGAAATTGAATAATCCATCGTTGAATACGAGATTTTGGGCATTGCAgtagattttatatttattttttgaaattttgtttctgttttaaattaccGTTTACcacttgtatatatatttacgcaattgacacatttttttttatctaatccACGTTTTCTGGCTTGCTCTCCTTTCTAAATTTGGACTTTGATTTCATGATATGGTAGAAATGCAATATGCCCTTCTCTGCTTAATGTAAGGAGTGTAAAGTTTTGAATCCCAAAAACCGTTGTGATTAGTTGAATTTGAGCTTTCTTGTTCAAATTTTTAGTACATTTTCTGCTGCTTATTTagcttttttgtttcattatgaaGGATGCTAAATATTATAAGGACTATCGTAGTGTAAAATCAAAGGTTgctaaacatttatctttaattCAGCTGGACCTTTCCAATGCACATGATGATCATAATAAAAATTCTGACCCTAGCGCAGTTTCACCATCAGGGGACTCTTCTCAGCATAGTGAAgaaagtttgttttcaaatctggGTCATATTCAACAGTCATTGTCTGCATTTGAATGTGACCTCACTGTCCATGAGGATACTGTTGAAAACGAGTCGAGAGTATCTACTAGGTTAGGTCAAATTTGCCCCTCTGTTACTGACGACAGCATCTTTGATATAGATGCTGCATGTGAGAATAGGTGTCTTTCAGATTTTGATTCTGACTCGTCAGATGACACATTGGATGATTCAGAACTTGAAGATGATCTGCGTGTCTGGGTTTCACTGTTCAATATCCCAATAAATGCAGTAAGAGATCTCCTTGGAAAGTTAAGAAAATTCCATCCTAATCTGCCAAAAGATCCACGCACactacttaaaacaaaaataaattacgaAATAGAGAGTATTGGTACTGGTTCTTACCATCATTTTGGTCTAGAAAACTGTTTGTTGGAACAGATTCAACTTCAAACCGTATTGGATATAGGTGACATACCTCTAGTACAAGTACAGCTCAACATTGATGGTTTACCTTTGTTCAAAAGCTCAAGCACACAGTTTTGGCCTATATTAGGCAGAATATGTCGCCCTTTTGTTTCTAAGCCATTTCCTATTGGGATTTACCTTGGAAAGGAAAAACCCAATAGTGTAAACAATTACCTACAACGGTTggtcaatgacatcactgtaatgAAACATTCTGGTATGAAAGTGCCACAAACAGACCGGGTTATTCAAGTGGAAATTTCTTGTGTAGTTTGTGATACCCCAGCTAGAGCATATGTCAAGCAAAATAAAGGTCACTCTGGGTATTATGGATGTGATAAATGTATACAAAGAGGAAGGTACATAAACCACCGTGTTACATTTACAGAGACAAATTCAACTCTGCGAACAGATGTTCAGTTTGACGAAATGGAATATGCTGATCATCACATAGGTCAATCCCCACTTTCCCGATCAGGTTTAGGTCTAGTTAGCCAGTTTCCTCTAGACTACATGCATCTTGTGTGTTTGGGAGTTATGAAAAGGCTTCTTTTGCTTTGGACAAGAGGGGTTGCTAGGCAAGGCTCAATATTCATTTCGCGTGTTTCCGACCGAATCTCTCATCTTGGGTCATTCTTGCCAAAAGAGTTTCTTAGAAAAGGTCGGTCTTTGCATGAAATAGACAGATGGAAGGCTACAGAGTTTCGAATGTTTTTAGTATACACTGGTCAAGTTGCATTCAAAGGAATTTTGTCAAAAGAAATGTATGAACATTTCAGGTTACTGTGTGTTTCCATATATTGTCTGTCAAGCCCAGTTTTATGTCGGCATTATAAGGACTTTGCAAATGAACTTCTCATAACATTtgtgagacagtttggtcatttATATGGAGAAGACCAGTATGTGTACAATGTTCACGGTTTAGTCCATTAAGCAGATGATGTTATGAGGTTTGGTGAACTTGACAGCTACTCAAGCTTTCCTTTTGAAAGCTATTTAGGGAATTTGAAAAAGCTTGTTCGTAAACCTAACTACCCTCTTCAGCAAGTCATCAGAAGGCTGTCTGAGAAGTCAAATGCTACAAGAGAGCTGATCATTCCAAATACAGGAATTGTGAAGAAAAGGCATAATAATGGTCCACGCATTCGTGAGTTTGTTGATCATTGTCAATTTGAAGAGGCCATTTTTCCTGGTTTTGTAATTTCGACCGAAAAGGGAGATAATTGTATTCTCTGTGGTGAAAAGGTTGGTCTGGTCAGAAACATTTTGACACCATCTGAGGAATCAGTTGACAGAGTCTTTGTTGTACAATGGTTTAGGTCTCATGTTGTCAGCTCCTTTTACACAGAGCCCCTTCATTCCTCAGATTTAAGAGTGTTCAAAGTTTCCCAACTGTGTGATGATATTGCTACAGTTAGATTGCAAGAAGTCACAtgcaaatgtgttttgatgCCATACAAAAACAATTCTGTTGTTGTTCCACTAATTCACACAATTTGaaggtttattatatatatcttgtcgcttattgaattttgtttaatatatgtttcatgataaacaaatttgaaatttatttaaatcattattttataaagtctATTGGATGTTTCGTTTTGTTTGTGGTCGCTTATAGTGTGATGTCACTGATAAATACGTTTTTAATACCGAAGATTTTACGAATGAATTGGGGAGCGGGCCtttaaacaatgtaaacaaatactcTTATTTTGACTGTTTGACTGGCAGCCAAAATACTGTAACAAATGAGAGAACATTATGGatgatttttgatattattttgaatactaaCATATCTTGAATTTGATTAACGAATTTTGCAGAGAGTGAGGAGTGACAGCTAGGATATGTTATAGAAATATGACAGGCCTTTTTCACCTCTTGTCCAGGGTCAGAATATCTGACCCTTCCCAATTCAAAAATAGgcttttttccaattcaaaagaAAAATTCCAAATTAAAACCCAGATTTTCACTACAAAAAAGGTTTTGGTAAACAAAGTACAGTTCTGCTGTATTGAGATTGGAATATCTTGAGAgtatgtattattgtataagGGGATTTAAGCTTTAGTTTGTAACTTAATTTTCCTAAATATTTAGCATAAAAATCCCCAATTAAGACCAGGGGCCTGTAtgatatgaaattaataatgaaTAAGTTTGGTAAGATCATTAGCAAGTATGTAATATAGATTGATCAAAAGAGAACTAATAAGTATAGCTAGTTGAAATATGGTAATACATATGGGTGGTAAGAAAAGAGTCTGTGAGAAGGGACCAACTATGGAGATTGATTAAGATGAAATAAAGTAACAGTTAGGTGTGAATTATGGTAATGAGAGAAAGGGAACATTATATATAGGTGTGAATTATGGTAATGAGAGAAAGAGAACATGGATTCTGGAATGGATGAATATGATTGACAGATAATGATGATGGATGATTGGATATTGTAGAGGTGTTAAGTTTTGGAAATGAGTAGTAATTGGATGTAAGGAGTCATGTGATATAAGAAGGTGTGTTTAGATCTTGGAGGGAAAACTCAGAAAAAGTATATCAGTCAGTAAGAAGTTAGTATTAAGATTGTTAAGTTTGAGCTAGGTTGCAagttttggaatattaaattAAAGGTTGGTTAAGTTTGAGCTAGGTTGCAagttttggaatattaaattaaaggttggtttctttatttttgtcactaaaatcaaatttgaaatgCGATATTGTTTCACAATGACTTTGTGAATAGGTTGTCCGCTGCTACTTATTGTTGGGTTATTGCAATAATAAATGTTTCGCATTCACCAGATAAACGTTGAAAACAGGTATATTACTCCTATCCTGTTCGCCAGACGAACAAAGCTATTTATAACCATAATAAATAACACGGACAATTTTGTAGTGTAAACTAATGACCattcataatgatttttttagtatttttaacattcacaagtaaaaatgtgtaaaatgtaGGTTTGTCAACCCGTACATGCATGGTTTTAAAGTTACCAAAAGGTGAATCAGAGAGAGGTTGGGTTTTACGTTTTGCTTTTGACAGCCATGTGATGCTGCATTTATATTTTGGGGTTCAAATTATGACAAGCATACTATTAAGATAAAAGCTGTCCAGATTTGAGAAAAGCTAGAGAACTTTGAATGCACTAGCtaaaattttaaactgaatgcaATTCGtgtatcaaaattaataatgtttgaacAATTTCCATCAgtacattatttcttgaattaataccattgaaattcattaaaatgatgtaattGGTGTTACCGCAGAGCGGGTAAATGTCAGAACTTACCAAGTCCAAAAGAATTGACTTCTAAACTTaggtttatatattaaatggtCTGTTTAGTTAACAAATCATTATCTGGTCAGTGAAAGTCTATATAAACAGAGCTTGTGTTTCTTGTATGGCACAAGCTTATTTAAGctgtataacatatatatgtattcttgatttataataaaaatcctATTGTAGacaaacatactttaaaatatgcatCTTGTCACTTACAGAGGACTATGAAAAGGTGAGCCTTCGAATGAAAAAGGCAGAAGAGACCACTGACCTGGCCACCTCTGATGAAGAAAGAAGCAAAAGAAAGAGAAAGTAAGTAACCACATTTTTAGCTCGggtaaatattaagttttaacaCCATTGTTACGGAGCAtagtttccattttaatatTATCGTGTAAATTATGTTAGAATCGAAATAATAAGTTCCCTATCGGGATATATCTTTCTCGTTTTCATGCTGAAAATATATCTCTCTATCAGGCCTTCATAATATATTCTTCCGCATGAAAACTCGCAACCGTggtttatttacatataaaccCCTCTTGGgaacttttattatttcttaaaaaaccaCTTGGTGCATTGCAATGGAACTTCACACAAGGCTTCCCAGTCATcaaacctactaaattaatcaagtGAGAAAACTCTTGCTTGCATGTAGTTCTGAACAGCTGTCATTTTTGTCTTCTGTCAGCTTTGTACTTCTCCTGTGATATAGTCTTTCCTTATGTCTTTTtaccatttaattttttttcagcGCTATATATGGCTTAAACGTGTGTTGCTGTGCAGTAAAGTCCAATCAAtcaaatactacaaatattgagTACAATACCCTTAAGACACCGTTAATTATGAATGATATTTAAGGTCATTTGGttaaatcacatttatttttattttataggCCAGCGAAAAAATTGTATGAATCTGACTCTGATTCTGACTTGTCAGATGACAATGAAGGACCAAAGAGGAAGCCAGCCTCATCATCCGCACTGACTTCTGACAGTCCAGGATCGCAGTCACTGTTTGCTGCTACAAGATGTACCTACACTCCACCACCATTACCATCACTGCATATGTCTGCTGTTTCCTCGCCATCAGTTTCCCACAGGCCACCACAAGCAACACCCAGTCCTGTAGCAGGAGGCTGTTCTAGTACACCAGTTCGTCCAGTGCAGGCCCCACTGGCACATTCCATTGGAACAGGTAATATTTGTTCAGTGCCCACTTTATGATACACAGTCTAGTTTGCATGTGTCATGTTTGTATCACAGTATATACAGATTTGCAGGTTTTTTTACCAGGTTTTCCAAAGGAAAACTGGTTATTAGATTGGCGATTGCAGAATGTCGGCGGAAGGACCCCAAAACCTTAAAAACTAAGATTATCTCACGGCAATGTGCCAAATCACCTGATAAATGTTCACTCAAATACAAAGCCTTTGTGATCCTACTGATcccttgtttatttattatttttgtgtaaaattgtaaatgataaaagtttgtttgCAAGAAGAAATAGAAATGtagatataatgttttaaagtgtaAAAATGGGATAGGATGGTCTTATATGACAAACAGATGATATAttaagtacatatatattttaggtgCGGTCACACAGATTTTGACAATCTTGGAGGAAATGCGGGAAGAGCAAAGGGGGATTAAGAGACTTCTTAATCAGTTGGTGTTGCAAGGAGGCCCGGTCCCAGACAACATGAATGCTCTTCCGGAGGGAATTTCCTTCCCAGTGTCATCCCTGGAAGCAATGGAAGCCTTGGAGGAGCTACTTCAGGACGCCAACAATGCAACAGCTGTGGTAAGCATATTGTGCATTTAGAAGGAAATGTCAGACTGATGAATACTGTTATAAACTTTGAAATCTTCTTAGATAACAGGGAGAATCGGTTCATTTTAACCTTAAAACACTgagtatttataatgaactgaTCAAAAGTCGAGCAGCagacatttcattgaaaatgtaaatccATGCTGTCAACAGAACATAGCCTGGTTAGACTGAAGGGCAAGCCTTTTACTTTCGCCCTTAGCATGGCAAGGGTTTACTAATATATGCATCTGACTTCCCTAGCGGTTAGACTGAtgttacaatgatattaaatgttttttgtgaaaAGACATCTTAAACTATAGACTGTTAGggatttataataaataataactttggCAGCATATGGATTCATAATTTGCCATGTTCCATTTAAGGCGAGATACATGTATACCATTGGTGGGGTAGATATAAGAGAGATGGTTGACAGATTTATGAAGGAGACGCTCACCAACAATGTTGCAAAAATGTACAACATGAAGGGGTTGAAGGGCAAACAGAAGTTCGGAGCTTGTCACTGCTGAAAATCCTGTTCCGTAAGTTGATGATTGTGAAAATTTTTTTGTGATTGATTAATCCTTGAAGAATTTATCAGAAAGACATGAGAAAAAGATTTAACAGTATATATATGGCCAGCATCATGCTAAATTAGAAAATGGACCTTGTGACATAAACAATCCAgaaaataactgtaaatattatttgtgcTAGTCgatcattttctgaaaattgcatgatacaatttatatttaagtagaTGTTTCAAAGCATCACACATtaagcaaatttaaaaacattttcaaacgtCAAATGATTACATCTGAACAATTTTggttttatgtattgttttccaTACAGACATTGTAATAAAGACTGAAATACTGTCAAAACAGTCgtaacacacatacaaacaaaacaagaattaGCCTGCATTTCAGATTTTATCATTCCTTGACAGTTGCAGACCTGCGTCCTACCCtgctgtatatttataaaaagctATCTAAATCCTTTTATAATCTTTGTTGCTAGGATGTGTCCAGAGGAACCCAGCCACCCGTCAATCGACATTGAAGGACGTTGAACTGGAAGTTTCCAAATGGTTGACAGGTTCAAGAGACCGTGATGGGGGGAGGACAAACCGGAGAAAGAGACCAACGCAAGGAAATTCTTCAGACAATGCTGAGGAAaactgaaattgtttttgaactTTATAAAAGCATGcctcaaaacattttgtttgtagGGACCTCGTGTTTGAAATGTGAGTTCAACCAGTTGCTAGTATGTATGTTGCACCAACACTGTTTATAGGTCGTATGGGGCCGAACAGGACTGCAAATGTTGGAATTAAAAATTCCAGTCCTGTTTGGGGCCATTTGACCTATAAA
This genomic stretch from Mya arenaria isolate MELC-2E11 chromosome 10, ASM2691426v1 harbors:
- the LOC128204423 gene encoding uncharacterized protein LOC128204423, with amino-acid sequence MKDAKYYKDYRSVKSKVAKHLSLIQLDLSNAHDDHNKNSDPSAVSPSGDSSQHSEESLFSNLGHIQQSLSAFECDLTVHEDTVENESRVSTRLGQICPSVTDDSIFDIDAACENRCLSDFDSDSSDDTLDDSELEDDLRVWVSLFNIPINAQVIRRLSEKSNATRELIIPNTGIVKKRHNNGPRIQDYEKVSLRMKKAEETTDLATSDEERSKRKRKPAKKLYESDSDSDLSDDNEGPKRKPASSSALTSDSPGSQSLFAATRCTYTPPPLPSLHMSAVSSPSVSHRPPQATPSPVAGGCSSTPVRPVQAPLAHSIGTGAVTQILTILEEMREEQRGIKRLLNQLVLQGGPVPDNMNALPEGISFPVSSLEAMEALEELLQDANNATAVARYMYTIGGVDIREMVDRFMKETLTNNVAKMYNMKGLKGKQKFGACHC